In the genome of Acidobacteriota bacterium, the window TTTCCGTGGCGGCTGACGACGGGGCGTAATAAGCACTGCCGGTCTTCAGATACTTCACGATTTCCGCGCCGCCATCGCGCGTACGTTGCACAATACGATCTAGAGTCGGCTTATCCATCAGTTCTGTAATGGGAATGCCGGCGACAGTTGAATACCGGGGAAGTGGAACCATGGTATCACCATGTCCACCGAGGACGAATGCGGTTATGTTTTCTACACTGACCTTCAACTCTTCAGCGATAAAAGCTCGGAAACGCGCGGAGTCGAGTACACCGGCCATGCCAATCACCCGCTCACGATTGAATTTGCTGATGCGAAAGGCAGCCTGAGCCATCGCATCCAGCGGATTCGAGACCACAATGAGAATCGAATTAGGAGAATTTGCCACGACCTTGCCCACTACATCCTGCATGATCTTGTAATTCGTGTTGAGCAGGTCATCGCGGCTCATACCGGGTTTGCGGGGTATCCCCGCAGTAATGATGACTATGTCTGAATTAGCAGTGTCGGCGTAATCGTTAGTACCGATAACGCGCGAATCACGTTTCTCAATCGGCATCGCCTCCAACAGATCAAGGCCTTTGCCCTGGGGAACACCCTCAATGATGTCGATCAAGACGACATCCGCCAATTCCTTTGAGGCTATCCAGTGTGCGGCGGTGGCTCCTACATTGCCGGCGCCGACAATTGACACTTTCTTGCGCATTCTTGTTGCTCCATCGCAATTTTGGAAAAGCAAGAGTGAATACGGAGACACAAAGGTCAGCGAGGAGTTGAGTCTTAGTGTTCGAAATTGTAGAGAAGGACTGGAACTAAGAATTCTGACCGCTATGCCTCAATGTGCTCTGTGCCCCCTGTTCAATGTTTTACGCTAAGGCGACTTCGCGCCTTGCACCGGCGAGAGCGTCCATGTTTCCAATCATGTAGCTGGCGAACTCGCTCGTCTTGACCTTAGTGGCGCCTTCCATCTGGCGCTCGAAGTCGTAGGTAACCCTCTTTTGCCGGATGGTCTCTTCGAGCGCATTTTCAATCAACCGCGCGGCTTCACGCCAGCCGATCAGCTCGAACATCATCACGCCCGAGAGAATCACCGAGCCTGGGTTGATCACGTCCAGATCGGCGTATTTTGGTGCGGTGCCGTGCGTAGCTTCGAAGATCGCGTAACCGTCACCGATGTTTCCTCCCGGAGCGATTCCGAGCCCGCCAACCTGCGCAGCGCATGCGTCAGAGATGTAGTCGCCATTCAAATTTGGTGTAGCGAGAACACTGTACTCCTGCGGCCGAATGATGACCTGCTGGAAGATGGAGTCGGCAATTCGATCATTGATCATCAGCTTCTTCTTCCACTGGCCATTGCCGTGAGACCGGGAAAGTTTGTCGAGAACGTCCTTCACTTCCGCGTGGACGCCCTTGCGGAATTCTTCGGCAGCGAACTCGAGACCGGGCTC includes:
- the mdh gene encoding malate dehydrogenase, yielding MRKKVSIVGAGNVGATAAHWIASKELADVVLIDIIEGVPQGKGLDLLEAMPIEKRDSRVIGTNDYADTANSDIVIITAGIPRKPGMSRDDLLNTNYKIMQDVVGKVVANSPNSILIVVSNPLDAMAQAAFRISKFNRERVIGMAGVLDSARFRAFIAEELKVSVENITAFVLGGHGDTMVPLPRYSTVAGIPITELMDKPTLDRIVQRTRDGGAEIVKYLKTGSAYYAPSSAATEMTEAILKDKKKILPCAAYLQGEYGIKGLFVGVPCKLGARGLEQIIEIKLTAEEQAALKKSADAVQELVKVIGA